GGCAACACAAACAATCAACTGGGTCCTGAAGCCCGCGGCCCTGCCGTGCACCTCCCTTTCAAAACCGATAATACCGCCTATCACCGCCCCCAAGACGAGGCGGAACATTATCTCATTTGCCGGGATCATATAATAGATTATAATTGAGTGATAAGGTTGTGTAAAGTAAATAAATTTCTTGACAACACTGGGGATGCAATAATTATGCCGGAAGGAAGTGATAGGGGTGTTAAGGGGAGATAATAAATGGGTTCGTATATAATCCCAAATCCTGAGGGATATGTGAACTCGGTTAATTGAAGGAGTAACTATGGAAAAGATTGCTGACATTTTTCTTTTTTATCCGGGCTGCTATGGGCGACTGGATTATCATCATTTTTACGATATAGACCTTTTGATACCACATCATTAGATGATAGACACAATTTATTGCGATTTATCCTATCAAATATTATTGTTAACCTCATTCCCTTATCGTATATTCTTATCGGCTATTTTATTTATCAAAGAGCATGTTTAAGTGTTAAAACAATAGTCATTTCTGTTGTATCAGTGTTTTTTTGTTTTGGCACAGTACGTATTTATCATTCAATTGTATTTACACACTTACACAGGTATTTTTATTCTGATAAATTGTATAAAAATATAGAAAAAGAAATACCTTCAGAAAATATATCAAGTTTTGCAAGAGATTTTGTCCCCGGCATTATTTATTGGATTATTGGATTTTCCTGTTTAATAGCCGTATATTTTCAATAATGATTTACACTTCGCTAAACACATTGCAAAAGACTTACATCCAAACCCTTCGGGTTTCTTTTGCAACAGAAAAGTTAACCGCTCATTGCAGGCAGAGTAGAGGAGAAGTTAAAGGTTGCATGTTATGATATAATTAAATGTATTAAAGAGGAGGCAAAGCATGAACTGGAGAGATAGAATAACTGTAGATACACTTGTATGTCATGGGAAAGCCTGTATTAAAGGGACGCGTATAATGGTTTCAGTTATACTGGATAATTTAGCAGAAGGCAGCAGCGAAAATGAAATTTTGAAAAGCTATCCATCGCTAAGTCCCGAAGATATTAAGGCAGCCATTGCCTATGCGGCTGAACTATCCCGTGAAAGACTGGTATCTGTGACAGCATAGGGGAATATGTACTTCAAGATAGACGAAAACCTCCCTATTGAGATTTCTGAAATGCTTACTAATGACGGACATGATGCAAAAACCGTAAATGAGCAAAGATTACAGGGCGTTAAAGATCCAGTGCTTATAGATGTATGTAAGAGTGAAAATCGTGTTCTTGTTACTTTAGATACTGATTTTTCTGACATTAGAGCATATCCACCGCATGAGTTTTCTGGAATTATTGTTTTAAGGGTTGGCAGTCAATCAAAACAGCATGTCACAAAAGTATTTCAGAGTATTTTATCTCTTATTGGCAGTGAACCGCTAAAACAACATTTGTGGATTGTAGAGGAATCAAGAATCCGCATTCGCGGCAAAGATGATTAATTGTTAAAATTGTTTGTAGAATAACCCGGAGGTTATATTTTGAGAATTGAAAAAGACACTCTCGGTAAAGTGAAACTGCCTGATAAAGCCTATTACGGCGCACAGACCAAAAGGGCTCAGGATAATTTTAAAGTAAGCGGACTGCGGCTTCCGCGCTGGTTCATAAGGGCGCAGGGAATCATTAAACTCGCCGCTGTCCGCACCAACAGCTCCTTGGGATTAATTAATAAAAAGCTCCTTAACGCGATTGAAAAGGCTGCCGCCGAGGTTATTGAAGGGCTGCACGACAGCCAGTTCATAGTTGATGTTTATCAGGCAGGCGCCGGCACCTCTCAGAATATGAACGCCAATGAGGTAATTGCAAACAGGGCACTTGAACTGCTCGGCGCTAAAAGAGGCAATTACAAAATTATCCATCCCAATGACCACATCAACATGGCGCAGTCAACCAATGACACAATACCGACTGCAATTTATATTTCCGCATTTGAATCAGTCAAAGAATCTCTGCTTCCGGCGCTGAACGGGCTGTACAAAGAGCTGTCAAAAAAATCAAGGGAGTTCAAAAAGGTCGTCAAGTCCGGCAGGACGCACCTGCAGGATGCAGTGCCTATGACCCTCGGTCAGGAATTCAGCGGTTTTGCAGAGTCAGTAAGAAATGATATTCGGAGAATACAAAATGCATCCGCGTCCCTCCTCAATCTGCCCATAGGCGGCAATGCCGTCGGCACTGGGATAAATGCACATCCGAAATTCAAAAACCGCATTGTAAAAGAGATAGCAAAACTTACCGGCATAAAATTCAGGAGCGCCGCAAACACCTTTGAGGGCATACAAAACGTATATCCCGCGCTTGAACTGAGCGCATCGCTCAGGGGCGTTTCAGTGACCCTCACAAAAATAGCCAATGACATCCGCCTTTTGAGCTCAGGACCCCGCACAGGATTTGCAGAAATAATCCTGCCTGCGGTCCAGCCCGGCTCTTCAATAATGCCCGGAAAAATAAATCCCGTGATGGCCGAAATGCTTAATATGGTCTGTTTTCAGGTTATTGGATGCGATGCCACGATTGCCTGCGCAGTCCAGGCGTCACAGCTTGAGCTTAATGTTATGAAGCCTGTGATAGCCCACAACCTGCTTTTTTCAATTGACATACTTTCAAATGCCGTTAATGCCTTCAATGAGAAGTGTTTTAAAGGCATAACGGCAAACAAGGTAAGGTGCAGGGAATATGCGGAGACAAGCACTGCCCTTGCAACCGCCCTTAATCCCATAATCGGCTATGCGTCAGCCGCTGAAATTGCCAAAGAGGCGTATAAAACGGGAAAGACCGTGAAACAGGTTGTGATTGAAAAAGGGATTTTAAAGAAAGCAGAAGCAGAACGTATCCTTGACCCTTATAAACTTACCGGGCTAAGTTAATATCAGTTTTTACAAAATCAGATAATGTCTCATAAAGGCAATTCTTAACAGGCTGTTGAAAAGTCCATTCTTACTAAAAAAATGTCATACCCCGATTTAATCGGGGTATCCAGTTACATAATAAAAAATACTGGATTCCCGTTTTTACGGGGATGACGACCAAATGCATGAAAACAGTTTTTCAACTGCCTGTTAATCTCTGTATTTTATCTGCAACACAATATAAGTAGCCATAATACTCTGATTTATTTTACTTGTAAAAATTAACTGGATTTGTTATATAAAAGTTTACCCTGTAAACAATAAATAACAGCTTAATTATTATAGAAAATAACTGTCTTTATTGGTGTAAAATTTATCAACAGTGGTGACCAAAAGCTTGACAGACAGCTTATTATGTGTTAATGTAAAAGCACTAACACCAGGGCATTCAGCACTAATTTTCCGCAGAGGAAACGGGGGGTTATGAAAAAAGCTCCATCTATTAAACAGCTACTTTCCTCTGATGATTGCAAAGAATTTCTCTTGTTGCTTTCAAACATCACGGAATTCTCCATAAGCGTCTATAATTCAGACGGCGCCCTGATATATTCAACAAAAGAAAATCCTGCATGCGAAGTCATAAAATCATGTTCTGGAACCGGCTCAGGATGTCCGGCATCCTGCATTCAATCAATCATGGAATCCCTGAAACTAAATGAACCGTTGGTCTCTAAGTGCTCCTTCAGGATAATGAATTTTTCAGTCCCCATAGAATACATCGGGGGAAAAATTGCAATTGCAGGCAGGGGAAACTTTGCCTCATACGAGGATTTTCTTGAATTCTTGAAGATCGCATGCAACAGAAACATTCAAATCAACGCCCCTCTCAGTTTTGTTGACAAAGCCCGCGTAAAAGAAATTGCTGAATATATCTACAAATCAGTAAACTGCCTGTTAAACAACCTCAAGGAAAAAACCGGGCTTACTGAAAAGCTCGGCAGACTGTCAGCGGTATTTGACACCGGCGCTTTTGATAAATTTCCCAAAAATACCGATCTTACCTGCCGGTACATTTTAGACGCAATTGAGTTTGTAATCGGGACTACTTCATCTGCAATAATACTGAAAGACATCCGGACCTCAGGATTTAACGCAATATACAGCAAAGGCCCGCACAGTGTTAATCTTATGAATATTAACCTTGCCTCTGATAATTCGCTTGTTCGCAGGCTCTCCGGCGCAAAGCCGGCGGTTTTAAGCCTCGCGCTTAAAGACCTCGCCGGCGAAGCAGGGAAGTTCCTTGCGGAGAAACAAATTCAAGGGCTTGAATCCGTTCATATTTTCCCGATCTTTATTTCAGGTGAAATGGAAGGAATGATATGTATATTTGACAAAGAACTTTCCCATGAAAACATGAAAATCATCAATGCCTTCAGAAACCACGCTAAAGTTGCATTTGAAAATAATATCCTCAGGCTCGCAATCCACGGGAAACGGGATGAAATGCTGGATTCCATTACAGACAGCGCTGAGGCTATTGCCTCTGTCACTGAATGGGGCCGCCTGATGGAAACCATCATGGAGAAATCCACTCAAATTCTCAAGGCAGAACAAGGCTCACTAATGCTTTTAAACTACGCCACCTTAGAACTGTTAGTTGAGGCAAAAAAGGGAATAGACAATATTCTGGCAAAAAAAATTAAAATTAAAAAAGGCGAAGGCATTGCCGGCAAGGTGTTTGAAACCGGCAAACCGATGCTGGTGCAGGATGTTGAGAGCGACCCGAGGCTGAATCAGAAAAACAAGCCGCGCTATAAAACAAAATCATTTTTAAGCGTTCCGCTGAAAATTGAAGACAGGGTAACGGGCGTACTTAATATATCCGATAAGATAATGGGCGGAGTATTCAATGAAAACGACCTGAGGCTCCTGCAGCCGCTTGTGACTAACGCCGCAATTGCAATTGAAAGAAATCTGCTGTACAAACAAAGCGAAGAGCTGAAAAAATTGTCAATAACCGACCCTTTAACCGGAGCGCTTAACCGGCGTTTTCTGGACCAGAGGCTTACCGAAGAGATTTCACGTTTTAACAGATACAAACAGCCGTTCAGTCTTTTCATGCTTGATATTGACAGATTTAAAAAATATAATGACACCTACGGACATATTGCAACTGATAAGGTCCTCAAATTTTTAGCAACTACCATTACAACTACTCTGCGTTCAATGGATATTGCGGCAAGATTCGGCGGGGATGAATTCATGGTCCTTCTTCCGCAAACCCAGAAGGTTGACGCAATATACATCGCAGAAAGACTGAGAGAACAAATTGAACTGTCTCCCATACTTCAAGACGCAGAACTGCCTCCCAATAAGTTGACCATCAGCATAGGGCTGATTACCTGCCCTGACGATGCTGCGGCGGACATACCGGTGCTCCTGGAAAAAGTGGATCAGGCGCTTTACCTTGCCAAAAAAAGCGGCGGCAACAGATTGGTGCACCTGTAACGCATTTTTAAACTGAACCCCTCAGTCTCCCTGTGTATTTTTCCAAAAAAAGTTGTAAAATATTTCATCTGCCGGCTGAATAAAAATGCATGACAAAAAATTTATTTCATGAAAGGCATTGAACTGGAAATGCAATTTTTCAAAAACACCACCGGCAGAAAAATTGTGATGGCCATTACGGGTATTTTAATGGTCATATTCGTCATTGCGCATCTGATGGGAAATATCTCCGTTTTTGCAGGACCGGGCGGCATCAATGCATATGCCGCAAAACTTCACAGCCTCGGTTTGTTTGTGTGGGCATACCGTTTTATAATGTTCTCGGCGCTTTCACTTCATGTTTTTTTCGGCATTCGGATTACTCTTGAAAACTATGCCGCAAAGCCTGATGCTTATGCGGTCAGAAAAAATCTCCGCTCTACTTTTGCATCAAGGACTATGATATGGACAGGTCTTGCAATTGCGGCCTATCTTATTTTTCATCTTCTGCATTTCACCTTCCATGCCGTTTTTCCCGTTAAAAACATTGCTTCATCAGGAAGGCCTGATGTGTTCAGGATGCTTGTGCTGAGTTTTCAGAATTTCTTTATTTCATCTGTTTACATAGCGGCAATGGCCGCAACAGCTTTACATCTGGCTCATGGAATACAAAGTTCTTTTCAAACGCTTGGAATAAACAACGAACGGACCTTCCCGGTTGTTATAAAGTCCGGAATGTTAGCGGCTATAATTATTTTTTTAGGGTATATTGCAATACCGGTTTTTATTCTTGCGGGAGTGTTAAGGTTCCTATGATTCTTGACGGAAAATGTCCCTCAGGGCCTCTTGCTGAAAAGTGGGACAGGCGGCGCCATGAATTAAAACTCATAAGCCCTGCCAACAGGAGAGGATATAAAATCATTATAGCCGGGATGGGGCTTGCAGGCGCATCTGCCGCCGCGGCGCTCGGAGAGCTTGGATATAATGTTGAGGCCTTTTGCCTGCAGGACAGTCCCCGGCGGGGACACAGCATTGCAGCTCAGGGCGGCATCAATGCCGCAAAGAATTATCCGAACGACGGGGACAGCATCCTCCGTCTTTTCTACGACACAATCAAAGGCGGCGACTTCAGGGCGCGCGAGGCAAACGTATACAGATTGGCTATGCTCAGCAATAATATCATTGACCAGTGCGTTGCTCAGGGCGTCCCCTTTGCGCGCGACTATGCCGGCTATCTTGAAAACCGCTCATTCGGAGGGGCGCAGGTCTCGCGCACCTTTTACGCAAGAGGGCAGACAGGACAGCAATTACTGCTCGGAGCCTACGGAGCTCTTTCACTCCAGATAAAAGCAAGAACCGTCACTCTTCATCCCCGCAAAGAAATGCTGGACCTCGTGGTTATTGACGGCAAGGCAAAAGGGATTACCGTGCGCGACATGGTAACCGGAGAGATTAAATGTTTTGAGGCTGATGCAGTCTGTATCTGCACCGGAGGTTATTCAAATATTTTTTACCTTTCCACAAATGCAATGAGTTCAAACGTCACTGCGGCATACCGCGCCTTCAAAAAAGGGGCGTTTTTTGCAAACCCCTGCTTTATGCAGATTCATCCAACATGCATTCCCGCGTCAGGGGACCGTCAGTCAAAGCTTACGCTTATGTCAGAATCCCTTAGAAATGACGGCAGGATCTGGGCGCCTAAGAATAAAGGGGACAGGCGCGCGCCGCATGAAATCCCTGAACACGAACGCGATTACTTTCTTGAACGCATGTATCCTGCATACGGGAACCTCGCGCCGCGCGATATAGCCTCACGCACGGTTAAAGAGATTTGCGACAATGGATTCGGCGCAGGCGGCGGCAGAGGCGTTTATCTTGATTTTGCAGATGCGATTAAACGCTCGGGCCGTGATAAAATCCGTGAAAGATACGGCAACCTTTTTGAGATGTATGAAAAAATCACAGGAGAAAATGCCTATAACCAGCCTATGCGCATATACCCGGCGCCCCATTACACCATGGGCGGGCTGTGGGTGGACTATAATCTGCAAAGCAGCATACCCGGACTATTTGTGCTCGGCGAGGCTAATTTTTCAGACCACGGCGCTAACCGGCTCGGCGCAAGCGCGCTTATGCAGGGGCTTGCAGACGGCTATTTCATAATCCCTTACACAATATCAGACTACCTTGCTGAGACAGCGCCGGGAAAAGTTAACG
The DNA window shown above is from Nitrospirota bacterium and carries:
- a CDS encoding diguanylate cyclase; the encoded protein is MKKAPSIKQLLSSDDCKEFLLLLSNITEFSISVYNSDGALIYSTKENPACEVIKSCSGTGSGCPASCIQSIMESLKLNEPLVSKCSFRIMNFSVPIEYIGGKIAIAGRGNFASYEDFLEFLKIACNRNIQINAPLSFVDKARVKEIAEYIYKSVNCLLNNLKEKTGLTEKLGRLSAVFDTGAFDKFPKNTDLTCRYILDAIEFVIGTTSSAIILKDIRTSGFNAIYSKGPHSVNLMNINLASDNSLVRRLSGAKPAVLSLALKDLAGEAGKFLAEKQIQGLESVHIFPIFISGEMEGMICIFDKELSHENMKIINAFRNHAKVAFENNILRLAIHGKRDEMLDSITDSAEAIASVTEWGRLMETIMEKSTQILKAEQGSLMLLNYATLELLVEAKKGIDNILAKKIKIKKGEGIAGKVFETGKPMLVQDVESDPRLNQKNKPRYKTKSFLSVPLKIEDRVTGVLNISDKIMGGVFNENDLRLLQPLVTNAAIAIERNLLYKQSEELKKLSITDPLTGALNRRFLDQRLTEEISRFNRYKQPFSLFMLDIDRFKKYNDTYGHIATDKVLKFLATTITTTLRSMDIAARFGGDEFMVLLPQTQKVDAIYIAERLREQIELSPILQDAELPPNKLTISIGLITCPDDAAADIPVLLEKVDQALYLAKKSGGNRLVHL
- a CDS encoding succinate dehydrogenase cytochrome b subunit; translation: MQFFKNTTGRKIVMAITGILMVIFVIAHLMGNISVFAGPGGINAYAAKLHSLGLFVWAYRFIMFSALSLHVFFGIRITLENYAAKPDAYAVRKNLRSTFASRTMIWTGLAIAAYLIFHLLHFTFHAVFPVKNIASSGRPDVFRMLVLSFQNFFISSVYIAAMAATALHLAHGIQSSFQTLGINNERTFPVVIKSGMLAAIIIFLGYIAIPVFILAGVLRFL
- a CDS encoding DUF5615 family PIN-like protein, with protein sequence MYFKIDENLPIEISEMLTNDGHDAKTVNEQRLQGVKDPVLIDVCKSENRVLVTLDTDFSDIRAYPPHEFSGIIVLRVGSQSKQHVTKVFQSILSLIGSEPLKQHLWIVEESRIRIRGKDD
- a CDS encoding DUF433 domain-containing protein, producing MNWRDRITVDTLVCHGKACIKGTRIMVSVILDNLAEGSSENEILKSYPSLSPEDIKAAIAYAAELSRERLVSVTA
- a CDS encoding fumarate reductase/succinate dehydrogenase flavoprotein subunit is translated as MILDGKCPSGPLAEKWDRRRHELKLISPANRRGYKIIIAGMGLAGASAAAALGELGYNVEAFCLQDSPRRGHSIAAQGGINAAKNYPNDGDSILRLFYDTIKGGDFRAREANVYRLAMLSNNIIDQCVAQGVPFARDYAGYLENRSFGGAQVSRTFYARGQTGQQLLLGAYGALSLQIKARTVTLHPRKEMLDLVVIDGKAKGITVRDMVTGEIKCFEADAVCICTGGYSNIFYLSTNAMSSNVTAAYRAFKKGAFFANPCFMQIHPTCIPASGDRQSKLTLMSESLRNDGRIWAPKNKGDRRAPHEIPEHERDYFLERMYPAYGNLAPRDIASRTVKEICDNGFGAGGGRGVYLDFADAIKRSGRDKIRERYGNLFEMYEKITGENAYNQPMRIYPAPHYTMGGLWVDYNLQSSIPGLFVLGEANFSDHGANRLGASALMQGLADGYFIIPYTISDYLAETAPGKVNAEHSEFKKSRDDAESYIKKLLSVKGRKTASEFHRELGRILWDNVGMVRSEEGLKKALQLIPPLRAEFRQNVKITGSGSELNQELERAGRIADFLEFGELMARDALHRRESCGAHFRIEHQTQDGGARRNDENFCYTAAWEFKGVDREPELHKEPLKFENVELAARSYK
- a CDS encoding aspartate ammonia-lyase — protein: MLRIEKDTLGKVKLPDKAYYGAQTKRAQDNFKVSGLRLPRWFIRAQGIIKLAAVRTNSSLGLINKKLLNAIEKAAAEVIEGLHDSQFIVDVYQAGAGTSQNMNANEVIANRALELLGAKRGNYKIIHPNDHINMAQSTNDTIPTAIYISAFESVKESLLPALNGLYKELSKKSREFKKVVKSGRTHLQDAVPMTLGQEFSGFAESVRNDIRRIQNASASLLNLPIGGNAVGTGINAHPKFKNRIVKEIAKLTGIKFRSAANTFEGIQNVYPALELSASLRGVSVTLTKIANDIRLLSSGPRTGFAEIILPAVQPGSSIMPGKINPVMAEMLNMVCFQVIGCDATIACAVQASQLELNVMKPVIAHNLLFSIDILSNAVNAFNEKCFKGITANKVRCREYAETSTALATALNPIIGYASAAEIAKEAYKTGKTVKQVVIEKGILKKAEAERILDPYKLTGLS